From Ptychodera flava strain L36383 chromosome 3 unlocalized genomic scaffold, AS_Pfla_20210202 Scaffold_26__1_contigs__length_13983176_pilon, whole genome shotgun sequence, one genomic window encodes:
- the LOC139125886 gene encoding P2X purinoceptor 7-like — MTFRTCRTMDDDTSSSLSPQSTDTDTSSNRDGARSRGRGRGVSGRGGGRGRGRGRGTGRGRGRGRGRGRGRGRGRGRVLESTQQADEALQQLEERKLQLRTIISDMDGEKKNNLLLRIVDHDPSLIFNLIQPVPSQPGGYHPPPTVDNPKWCVCTRCREMPTERERVCCDRQPEMCISQLADFKVLVLNETVLALARAYRRDVLAVIDDDDMTKANRHAAYRQFVLWQHGVLGAGDRRIIPSCCVWAIRDKYPDPFGQYTGFIPSRLA, encoded by the exons ACTAGTTCATCACTATCTCCTCAATCAACTGATACGGACACCTCAAGTAACAGAGATGGAGCCAGAAGTAGGGGAAGAGGGAGGGGAGTGAGTGGAAGAGGTGGAGGAAGAGGAAGAGGCAGAGGTAGAGGAACTGGTAGAGGCCGAGGGAGGGGTAGAGGAAGAGGTAGGGGAAGAGGCAGAGGAAGAGGCAGAGTTTTAGAAAGTACACAGCAAGCTGATGAAGCCTTGCAACAGCTTGAGGAAAGAAAACTCCAACTAAGA ACCATCATTTCAGATATGGAtggtgaaaagaaaaataatcttCTACTCAGAATAGTTGACCACGACCCAAGCTTGATTTTCAACTTAATACAACCAGTCCCATCACAGCCTGGTGGTTACCACCCCCCACCCACTGTAGACAATCCCAAATGGTGTGTTTGCACTAGATGTCGTGAGATGCCcacagaaagagagagagtATGTTGTGACAGACAACCAGAAATGTGCATCTCTCAACTGGCA GATTTCAAAGTTCTTGTTTTAAACGAGACGGTACTAGCACTGGCTAGAGCGTACAGACGAGATGTGTTAGCTGTAATCGACGACGATGATATGACAAAAGCCAATCGTCATGCTGCATACAGACAGTTTGTCCTGTGGCAACATGGTGTTTTAGGAGCTGGAGACAGGCGGATCATCCCTAGCTGCTGTGTGTGGGCGATAAGGGACAAGTATCCTGACCCCTTTGGTCAGTACACGGGGTTCATCCCATCGCGACTGGCATAA